ACCTGTTTTCCCTTTATTTTTTCTCAAATTTTTAATTTTGGTTAATATATCACATTTTCTCTTCAATTATCTTAGATTTTCGACACTATATCAGTTTTCTTAACCACGCTTGTCGAATTTTCTTTATCTACTATGTATTGTATAAAATATTCATACAAATGTCTATGAAAAGGAGAAGGTTTTTCCTTTTGATGGAAAAGAAAAAAGCAGGGAGGCTGCTTTTAACTCGCCTTCTGCTTTTGTTTTCCATATATATTAATTCCTGCTTCATCCAGCATCCATTCAATATGAACACCATACCCTGAAGTCGGATCATTTACAAACACATGAGTAACCGCACCAATGAGCTTTCCGTTCTGGATGATCGGGCTCCCACTCATCCCCTGAACGATTCCGCCTGTTGTTTTCAAGAGCTTCGGATCGGTAATTTTTATGACCATTCCTTTTGTTGCAGGGAACTTTTGAGGAACTGAACTGACAACTTCCACTTGGAATGCCTGCACTTTCGTTCCGTTAACGACCGTCAGGATCTTGGCGGGTCCTTCTTTTACTTCATCAGAGAAAGCAACCGGCAGGGGTTTATCCCACCGTCCGTTTGATAAACCGTCATTCAGCTTTCCAAATATACCGAATGGACTGTTTCTCGAAATACTTCCAATGCTTTCATTTTCGTCGGAAAAACGCGCTAATTTCTCGCCAGGATGACCATTGCTTCCTTTTTCGATAGAAGTAACGGTTGATTTTAAAATTTCTCCTTTGTTCACGACTATCGGCTGCTTCGTATCCATATCTGAGATCACATGGCCAAGTGCTCCATACTTATGTGACTGAGGATGAAAGAACGTCAGTGTTCCGACTCCTGCGGCAGAATCTCTGATATATAACCCGATACGATAAGACAAGTCGTGCTTATCCTGGAGCGGCTGTAATGTTCGATGGTACGTTTTTTTGTTTCTGATCACTGTTACATCCAGCATGCCGCCTGATTTACCTGCTTTTCTTACAAATGGGGCAACATCTCCCATTTTTGCAATGCTTTCACCGTTGATTTTAGTAATAATATCACCAACTTGTATATCTGCGATTTCACCAGGTGATCTTTGTCCTTTTTTAGTATCTACAAGATGATGGCCTACGACCAAAACACCTAAGGTATTCAATTTAACCCCGATTGATTGCCCCCCTGGCACCACTTTCAATTCCGGCAATACACTTATCCCCATTTTTTTCACCGGAAAGCCGCCTGCTTCGAGCGTGACCACAGAATCACCATCCTCATGAGCATTGACTGAAAATGAGTGTCCGCCACTCGATTTGCCTATTGAAAAGATTACATTTGTTCCATTTGCTGAAGCAACCTCAGTTCCCGCAGGAAGGTTGGAAACGATACGATCCTGACCTTTAAACACCTTTAGGGCTGAAGGCAGGCCTACATAATCCTGGACCGGCTCAAGGAAACCAATTCCCACCAGGCAACCAAGGAGAATCACACCTAAAATCCGCCTTAATTTATCTTTAACCATCTTTCACTCTCCTCGCTCCTTACCCACACCTCCAACATGGCTGTACTACTAATTTTGCCTTAGAACTGTAAGATTATAACCGCTTAAAAAGAAAAAGCTATCCTTAAATGGATAGCTTTACATAC
This genomic stretch from Fictibacillus marinisediminis harbors:
- the spoIVB gene encoding SpoIVB peptidase, whose product is MVKDKLRRILGVILLGCLVGIGFLEPVQDYVGLPSALKVFKGQDRIVSNLPAGTEVASANGTNVIFSIGKSSGGHSFSVNAHEDGDSVVTLEAGGFPVKKMGISVLPELKVVPGGQSIGVKLNTLGVLVVGHHLVDTKKGQRSPGEIADIQVGDIITKINGESIAKMGDVAPFVRKAGKSGGMLDVTVIRNKKTYHRTLQPLQDKHDLSYRIGLYIRDSAAGVGTLTFFHPQSHKYGALGHVISDMDTKQPIVVNKGEILKSTVTSIEKGSNGHPGEKLARFSDENESIGSISRNSPFGIFGKLNDGLSNGRWDKPLPVAFSDEVKEGPAKILTVVNGTKVQAFQVEVVSSVPQKFPATKGMVIKITDPKLLKTTGGIVQGMSGSPIIQNGKLIGAVTHVFVNDPTSGYGVHIEWMLDEAGINIYGKQKQKAS